One Bacteroidota bacterium DNA window includes the following coding sequences:
- a CDS encoding undecaprenyl-phosphate glucose phosphotransferase, which yields MGLPRRNDVLIPALGVLFDAVAVESAFLISYWLRFDTSLLKLLTVGGEKPPFAAYLYGSIAVIAVWLILFQSRRMYGARRNVSLPGEFLDVVKLVSIGMLIVMSGAFFYREFSYSRLVFGLLWITSVVLICSGRAVLHLIEKSLYRSGRDLCKAVIIGSSDAAQRIFESLHNHPLLGYRLVGCFAPSAPAAGTPLASVAYLGAYNEVAPRISEEKVELALIALPQEDHLELFRMMQECEGLNVEFLLVPDIVELLASRMTVKEIEGIPFIKVKGMPMTSWGRISKRAFDLALTIPLLILFSPLFLLLALFIRLDSRGPVFFRQERVGLDGRPFRMLKFRSMNQMAESSTGPVWARDDDPRRTAVGKFLRASSLDELPQLFNVLRGEMSLVGPRPERPFFVEQFSRKDDPGKTPIPKYLDRHRMKTGMTGWAQINGLRGNTSLEERVRYDIYYIENWSLGFDLKILFRTIGALFSSNHAA from the coding sequence ATGGGGCTCCCTCGCCGAAACGATGTTCTCATTCCGGCCCTCGGGGTGTTGTTCGACGCCGTGGCGGTCGAGTCCGCGTTTCTGATATCCTACTGGCTCCGCTTCGACACATCGCTGCTGAAACTTTTGACGGTCGGGGGGGAGAAGCCCCCGTTCGCGGCGTATCTCTACGGGTCGATCGCCGTCATCGCCGTCTGGCTGATCCTGTTTCAATCCCGCCGCATGTACGGAGCCCGGCGGAACGTTTCCCTGCCGGGTGAGTTCCTCGACGTGGTAAAGCTCGTCTCCATCGGAATGCTGATCGTGATGAGCGGAGCTTTTTTCTACCGGGAATTCTCCTACTCGCGCCTCGTCTTCGGCCTCCTCTGGATCACGTCGGTTGTTCTCATCTGCTCGGGAAGGGCGGTCCTCCATCTCATCGAAAAAAGTCTTTACCGGAGCGGCCGCGATCTCTGCAAGGCGGTCATCATCGGAAGCAGCGACGCGGCACAGAGGATTTTTGAGTCGCTCCATAACCATCCTCTTCTGGGATACCGGCTGGTGGGATGTTTCGCGCCCTCCGCACCGGCGGCCGGAACACCCCTCGCCTCCGTGGCGTATCTCGGCGCGTACAACGAAGTAGCCCCAAGGATTTCGGAAGAGAAGGTCGAGCTGGCCCTGATAGCCCTCCCGCAGGAAGACCACCTGGAACTGTTCCGTATGATGCAGGAATGCGAGGGGCTCAATGTCGAGTTCCTCCTCGTCCCGGACATCGTCGAATTGCTCGCCAGCCGGATGACGGTGAAGGAGATTGAGGGGATTCCCTTTATCAAGGTGAAGGGGATGCCGATGACGTCGTGGGGAAGGATCTCGAAACGCGCGTTCGACCTTGCCCTGACGATCCCCCTTCTGATTCTCTTTTCGCCGCTCTTCCTCCTCCTCGCTCTCTTCATCAGGCTGGATTCGAGGGGACCGGTGTTCTTCCGGCAGGAACGCGTGGGGCTCGACGGAAGGCCGTTCCGTATGCTGAAGTTCCGCTCGATGAATCAGATGGCTGAGTCGTCGACCGGCCCGGTCTGGGCGCGTGATGACGATCCCCGCAGGACCGCCGTGGGAAAATTTCTCCGCGCCTCGAGCCTGGACGAGTTGCCGCAGCTGTTCAACGTGCTGAGAGGGGAGATGAGCCTCGTCGGGCCCCGTCCGGAACGGCCCTTTTTTGTCGAGCAGTTTTCCAGGAAAGACGACCCCGGCAAGACGCCGATCCCGAAATACCTCGACCGGCACCGGATGAAGACAGGAATGACGGGGTGGGCGCAGATCAACGGCTTGCGGGGAAATACCTCGCTCGAAGAACGGGTCCGGTACGACATCTACTACATAGAGAACTGGTCGCTCGGTTTCGACCTCAAGATACTGTTCAGGACCATCGGCGCGCTCTTTTCATCGAATCACGCCGCCTGA
- a CDS encoding SIS domain-containing protein, translating into MPKNSTTTEARNRYIRRQLEESAETKQNMFDACAAGIRDALNAILLSYRKGGKVLLCGNGGSAADSQHIATELVIRMSKPDRPALAAIALTTDSSMLTAGGNDLGFENIFARQVEGLGKKGDVLIAISTSGASENVNRAIVNATKQGMTVIGFLGKGGGKAKKLVDIPIVIPSADTQRIQEGHITVAHILCGLLEHEMFG; encoded by the coding sequence ATGCCGAAGAACTCCACCACCACCGAAGCCCGGAACCGTTACATCCGGCGGCAGCTCGAGGAGAGCGCCGAAACAAAACAGAACATGTTCGACGCCTGCGCGGCCGGGATCCGGGATGCGCTGAACGCGATCCTCCTTTCGTACAGGAAGGGGGGGAAGGTTCTCCTCTGCGGCAACGGGGGCAGCGCCGCCGATTCGCAGCACATTGCGACGGAGCTCGTCATCCGCATGAGCAAACCCGACAGGCCCGCCCTCGCGGCGATCGCCCTGACGACCGACAGTTCGATGCTCACCGCAGGCGGGAACGACCTCGGGTTTGAGAACATCTTCGCCCGGCAGGTGGAAGGGCTGGGGAAGAAGGGGGATGTGCTGATCGCGATCAGCACGAGCGGAGCGTCGGAGAACGTGAACCGCGCAATCGTCAACGCAACAAAGCAAGGCATGACCGTGATCGGGTTCCTCGGAAAAGGAGGGGGGAAAGCGAAAAAGCTGGTCGATATCCCCATCGTCATCCCTTCGGCCGATACGCAGCGCATCCAGGAGGGGCACATTACCGTCGCGCACATCCTCTGCGGACTCCTGGAACACGAGATGTTCGGATAA
- the alaS gene encoding alanine--tRNA ligase produces the protein MMTANEIRSGFLKFFKERDHAIVPSSPVIPYEDPTLLFTNAGMNQFKDVFLGTGRRGYRRAVDSQKCIRVSGKHNDLEEVGRDTYHHTFFEMLGNWSFGDYYKREAIEWAWELLTAVWGIEKKRLFATVYETDHEAEELWKGVTDIDPSHVLRFGKKDNFWEMGETGPCGPCSEIHIDLTSDYSGGHLVNAGDPRVMEIWNLVFIQYDRDAQGTLTPLPAKHVDTGMGFERICAVLQGKKSNYDTDVFMPVISRIASITDKRYSGSPDDPQSEVDVAFRVIADHVRMLSFAIADGGIPSNEGRGYVMRRILRRAARFGRTLGMHEPFIYKVVDAVASSMGDQYPEIREKQSLIERMIKGEEESFNTTLDRGLEIFESVVGRVGPSKTFPGDEAFKLYDTFGFPPDLTGLIAQERGLTVDMSRFAELMNAQKSQSKVVAGTSVAASAGGGSAATASVIPGKGAALEFTKDMDAKTLRFVGYDTLEASGSVVKSDRNELVVDPTPFYGESGGQVGDEGMIIVDGRKLAVIATLKANDAMVHVLAEEMKLARGTLVALKVGPVRRRNVERNHTATHLVHEALRRVLGTHAHQQGSLVAPDHLRFDFNHFERITPDQLNAIEDIVNEKIAQSVKVVALNDPKEWLTIEEAKRRYPNVKMFFGEKYGDRVRVVEIDPAFSVELCGGTHVKSTTDIGLFKIVAESGIASGIRRIEAVTGEGLEKYIQGRIEKAGDLDHQIERLLREKEDLERQLRQHTVHEPSPGPSPGAISLPPGMNSRDRLAAVDQAARERQDALEQLSKSTHDLRKELSKYRVKEATSGLEVIISRGVPVNGFKVVSARIEAGTADELKSLADTLREKLPSGVGVLGAVIDQKVALVCVVTDDLIKEKKLQAGKIVGELAKRVGGGGGGRPHLATAGGKDISKLDETLEQVSGIIQSMLSG, from the coding sequence ATGATGACTGCCAACGAAATACGAAGTGGTTTTCTGAAGTTCTTTAAAGAGCGGGATCATGCGATCGTCCCAAGCTCACCCGTTATACCATACGAAGATCCGACGCTTTTGTTCACCAACGCCGGAATGAACCAATTTAAGGACGTTTTCCTCGGGACGGGGAGACGGGGCTACCGAAGGGCCGTAGATTCGCAAAAATGCATCCGGGTGAGCGGAAAGCACAACGATTTGGAGGAGGTCGGCCGGGACACCTACCACCACACCTTCTTCGAGATGCTCGGCAATTGGTCGTTCGGCGACTATTATAAGCGCGAAGCCATAGAGTGGGCCTGGGAGCTTCTGACCGCCGTGTGGGGGATTGAGAAAAAGCGCCTTTTTGCGACGGTCTATGAGACCGACCATGAGGCGGAAGAACTATGGAAAGGGGTCACCGATATCGATCCCTCGCACGTGCTCCGGTTCGGGAAGAAAGACAACTTCTGGGAGATGGGTGAGACCGGGCCCTGCGGGCCCTGCTCGGAGATCCACATCGACCTGACATCCGATTATTCCGGAGGACACCTCGTGAACGCGGGCGATCCCCGCGTGATGGAGATCTGGAACCTCGTCTTCATTCAGTACGACCGGGACGCACAAGGGACTCTCACTCCGCTCCCGGCGAAGCATGTCGACACGGGGATGGGATTCGAGCGCATCTGTGCCGTGCTACAGGGAAAGAAATCGAATTACGATACGGACGTCTTCATGCCGGTCATCTCGCGAATCGCCTCGATTACGGACAAGCGATATTCGGGATCACCGGATGATCCGCAATCGGAAGTCGACGTCGCCTTCCGCGTGATCGCGGATCACGTGCGCATGCTCTCGTTCGCGATCGCGGACGGTGGGATTCCATCGAACGAGGGGCGCGGGTATGTCATGCGCAGAATTCTCCGGCGCGCCGCCCGCTTCGGCAGGACCCTCGGGATGCACGAACCGTTCATCTACAAGGTGGTTGATGCTGTTGCGAGCTCGATGGGGGATCAGTATCCCGAGATCAGGGAGAAACAATCGCTGATCGAGCGGATGATCAAGGGGGAGGAAGAGAGCTTCAATACGACACTGGACCGCGGGCTGGAGATATTCGAGTCTGTGGTCGGGCGAGTCGGTCCTTCAAAGACATTTCCGGGAGATGAAGCATTCAAGTTGTACGACACCTTCGGGTTTCCGCCCGACCTCACCGGGCTGATTGCGCAGGAACGCGGCCTCACGGTTGATATGAGCCGATTTGCCGAACTCATGAATGCGCAAAAGAGCCAGTCCAAAGTTGTCGCAGGGACATCTGTTGCGGCGTCTGCGGGCGGCGGCAGCGCCGCGACCGCGTCTGTCATTCCGGGCAAGGGGGCGGCTTTGGAATTCACGAAAGACATGGATGCCAAAACCCTCCGGTTTGTGGGGTACGACACCCTGGAGGCCTCCGGCAGTGTCGTGAAATCCGATCGAAACGAACTTGTTGTTGACCCGACTCCGTTCTATGGCGAGTCCGGCGGACAGGTCGGAGACGAAGGAATGATCATCGTCGACGGCAGGAAGCTCGCCGTGATCGCCACCCTCAAGGCCAACGACGCGATGGTCCATGTGCTCGCGGAAGAGATGAAGCTGGCCAGGGGCACGCTCGTCGCGCTGAAGGTCGGTCCGGTCCGCCGCCGCAATGTAGAACGCAACCACACCGCCACACACCTTGTCCATGAGGCGCTCCGCAGGGTGCTCGGGACGCACGCGCACCAGCAGGGTTCGCTGGTGGCGCCGGATCACCTGCGTTTCGATTTTAATCATTTTGAGAGGATCACTCCCGATCAACTGAACGCGATCGAGGATATTGTCAACGAAAAGATCGCTCAATCGGTCAAAGTCGTCGCGCTGAATGACCCGAAGGAATGGCTCACCATCGAGGAGGCGAAGAGGCGGTATCCGAACGTCAAAATGTTTTTCGGCGAAAAATATGGAGACCGCGTGCGTGTCGTTGAGATCGACCCGGCATTCTCGGTCGAGCTCTGCGGCGGGACCCACGTCAAAAGCACGACCGACATCGGGCTGTTCAAGATCGTCGCCGAGTCGGGCATCGCGAGCGGCATCCGGCGGATCGAAGCTGTCACGGGGGAGGGGCTCGAGAAATACATTCAGGGCCGGATTGAGAAAGCCGGCGATCTTGATCACCAGATTGAACGGCTCCTGCGGGAGAAGGAGGATCTTGAGAGGCAGCTCCGCCAGCACACCGTGCACGAACCCTCGCCGGGGCCTTCGCCCGGAGCGATTTCTCTTCCGCCCGGCATGAATTCCCGGGACCGGCTCGCGGCGGTCGACCAGGCGGCCCGCGAGCGGCAGGACGCGCTCGAACAGCTCTCCAAATCGACCCACGACCTCCGGAAGGAGCTGAGCAAATACCGGGTGAAGGAGGCGACCTCGGGCCTCGAGGTGATTATTTCGCGGGGAGTGCCTGTGAACGGATTCAAAGTGGTCTCCGCCCGGATCGAAGCCGGAACTGCGGACGAACTGAAGAGCCTCGCAGATACTCTGAGAGAGAAACTCCCCTCCGGCGTGGGCGTGCTCGGCGCCGTCATCGACCAGAAGGTGGCGCTTGTCTGCGTCGTTACCGACGACCTGATCAAAGAGAAAAAACTTCAGGCGGGAAAAATCGTGGGGGAGCTCGCCAAACGGGTCGGGGGCGGCGGCGGCGGGAGACCCCACCTTGCGACCGCAGGGGGCAAGGACATTTCCAAACTCGACGAGACCCTGGAGCAGGTCTCCGGCATCATCCAGTCGATGCTTTCGGGGTAG
- a CDS encoding ATP-dependent Clp protease adaptor ClpS has protein sequence MILYNDEVHTFEEVIGQIIKATGCDFPRAEALTWEVHTRGKAMVYVGEMKRCVEVSGILEEIELMTQIEV, from the coding sequence GTGATTCTTTACAATGACGAGGTTCACACCTTCGAAGAGGTGATCGGACAGATCATCAAGGCGACCGGATGCGACTTCCCCCGCGCTGAAGCCCTCACCTGGGAGGTCCACACACGAGGAAAGGCGATGGTCTACGTCGGCGAGATGAAGCGGTGTGTCGAAGTAAGCGGAATCCTCGAAGAAATTGAACTGATGACCCAGATCGAAGTATAG